ATCAAGGACGACATCTACCAGATGCTCATCGCGGGCTGAGACGGTTTTAGGGGTGAAATAAGGCTCTCGTGCCCATTGGATGAGCGTGAGAAGCTATTAAAGGCGTAGCAAATGCCGGCCCCACCCCGGCCTTCCCCCGGCGGGGGAGGGCGAAATTTACGCCATCGCCGTCCACTTCTGGGCGCTTTGGGCGGATTCCAGCACTTTCTCGATGAAGCGCACGCCGCGCGCGCCGTCTTCTACCCGGGGGTAGTCGGCATCCATCGGGTTGGCCACACCACCGGCCAATCGGGCGCGGATGTCGGCGGCCACGCCCAGGTAGATGTTGGCAAAGGCTTCGATGAAACCTTCGGGGTGGCCTGCAGGCAGGCGCGATGCTTTTATCGCCGCCTCGCACAGGCCGGGGCCGCCGCGCGTCAGGGTGCGCGGGGCATCGTTGAGCGGGGTGTGGGTGAGCCGGTTTGGGTTCTCCTGGCTCCAGTCCAGGGTGCCGCTGCTGCCAAAGACGCGCAGGCGCAGGTCGTTTTCATTGCCGACGCAGATTTGCGAGGCCAGCAAGGCCGCCCGCACGCCGCCTTGCAGGCGCAGCAGCATTTGTGCATCGTCGTCCAGCGTGCGGCCCGCGCCGGTGGCGGCCAGGTCGGCACAGATGCTCTCTACCTCCAGCCCGGTCACGGTGGTCATCAGGTTTTCGGCATGCGAGCCGATGTCGCCCATGGCACCGGCCAGGCCACTCAGGGCCGGGTCCATGCGCCAGGCGGCTTGTTTGTTGCCGGTGTCTTCCACGGCGGTGGCCAGCCAGCCCTGGTGATATTCCACGATGACTTTGCGCACCGTGCCGATGGCACCGCTGCGCACCATCTCGCGCATTTGCCGTACCAGCGGGTAGCCGGTGTAGTTGTGCGTGACGCCGAAGACCGTGCCCTGGCGCTTGACGGCATCCACCAGCGCCTGGGCCTGCGCGCTGGTGTGCACCAGGGGCTTGTCGCACACCACGTGGAAGCCCGCCTCCACAAAGGCCTGGGCGACGGGGAAGTGCAGGTGGTTGGGGGTGACGATGCTGACGAAGTCGATGCGCTCGTGCGCCGGGCGCTTGAGTTCGTCGGCCAGTAAATCTTGCCAGCTGCCGTGGTTGCGGTCATCGACTAAGAACAGGTCGCGGCCCGAGGCGCGGGCCTTGTCGGGACTGCTGGAGAGGGCGCCTGCGACCAGTTCGATCTGGCCGTCCAATGCGGCGGCTTTGCGGTGCACTGCGCCAATAAAGGCATCGCGCCCGCCGCCGACCATGGCGTAGCGGAGTTTGCGGTGGGTTGTCATGGTTACTATGGGTTTTATAGCTGGTTACGCTTATGGAATGGGCTGTAGAGCACTTTTTTGTTTAAATTTTGGAGTGTGGCTATAGAGACCCTCACCCCAGCCCTCTCCCGCACGCGGGAGAGGGAGCGCGCCCAGTCCCCTCTCCCGCGTGCGGGAGAGGGTTAGGGTGAGGGCTGCTCTCGCTTAGAACGGCGAATCAGGGAAGTAGAACTGGCTGGCGTTCTCTTTGGTGATCAGCACCGACGGAATGATGTAGGTGGCGGGCAGCTTTTCGCCCTTGAGGCGTGCTTCGGCTGTCAGCTTGATCGCGTCGTAGATGAACTTGGGCGAGTACGACACGTTGGCCTGGATGCGCGGGTCTTTGCCGTCCATCAGGGTTTTGATCATGCCCTTGGCACCGGCGCCACCGAAGACGATCTTGATGTCGGTGCGCTTGGCCTGGTCGATGGCTTTGAGCACGCCCACGGCCATGTCGTCGTCGGCGGCCCACACGGCGTCGATCTGTTTGAAGCGCGTCAGGTAGTCCTGCATGACCTTGAAGGCATCGTCGCGGTTCCAGTTGGCGTATTTGGCATCCAGCAGTTTGATGTCGGGGCTGCCCTTGATGGCGGCGTTGAAGGCATCCATGCGCTCGTTGTCCAGCGTGGTGGCAATGCCGCGCATGGCGACGATGTTGCCCTTGCCGCCCATGGCCTTGACCAGGTACTCGCCGGGGATCTTGCCAAAGGCGGTGTTGTCGCCCGAGATGTAGGCATCTTGCGCGCTGGTATCCGTCAGGCCACGGTCCACCACGGTGACGTACACGCCCTTGCTTTTCACCTGCGCCACCGGCTTGGTGAGCGATGCCGATTCAAACGGGAAGATCACCAGGGCGTTGATCTTGTTCACCGTTTGCAGATCCTGCAACTGGTTGGCCTGCTCGGGCGCGCCGGAGGCCGTCTTGACGATGACCTGCAGGCCGGGGTGGGCCTTCTCCAGGTCTTTCTTGGCCTGGTTGGCCCAGAACACGATGCCGCCGGTAAAGCCATGGGTGGCGGC
This sequence is a window from Rhodoferax sp. WC2427. Protein-coding genes within it:
- a CDS encoding Gfo/Idh/MocA family protein, with protein sequence MTTHRKLRYAMVGGGRDAFIGAVHRKAAALDGQIELVAGALSSSPDKARASGRDLFLVDDRNHGSWQDLLADELKRPAHERIDFVSIVTPNHLHFPVAQAFVEAGFHVVCDKPLVHTSAQAQALVDAVKRQGTVFGVTHNYTGYPLVRQMREMVRSGAIGTVRKVIVEYHQGWLATAVEDTGNKQAAWRMDPALSGLAGAMGDIGSHAENLMTTVTGLEVESICADLAATGAGRTLDDDAQMLLRLQGGVRAALLASQICVGNENDLRLRVFGSSGTLDWSQENPNRLTHTPLNDAPRTLTRGGPGLCEAAIKASRLPAGHPEGFIEAFANIYLGVAADIRARLAGGVANPMDADYPRVEDGARGVRFIEKVLESAQSAQKWTAMA
- a CDS encoding substrate-binding domain-containing protein encodes the protein MKKLTRRLALTAVALAALATAPSFAQEKVVLGVATPAATHGFTGGIVFWANQAKKDLEKAHPGLQVIVKTASGAPEQANQLQDLQTVNKINALVIFPFESASLTKPVAQVKSKGVYVTVVDRGLTDTSAQDAYISGDNTAFGKIPGEYLVKAMGGKGNIVAMRGIATTLDNERMDAFNAAIKGSPDIKLLDAKYANWNRDDAFKVMQDYLTRFKQIDAVWAADDDMAVGVLKAIDQAKRTDIKIVFGGAGAKGMIKTLMDGKDPRIQANVSYSPKFIYDAIKLTAEARLKGEKLPATYIIPSVLITKENASQFYFPDSPF